TACTTTCATTTTTTGATAACGatgtatttaatatttcatatttacttttattattatagctactaattaaattaaataacGAACTTTTTCCTGAACCTCCTTCACctataattaatatttttaaatcatCCTCATTCTGTATGTTAGAAAAAACAGACCTAATTAAAGAAAACATCTTCCTTtcataaatttaaataaacaaCTAAATGtactaaatatataaatatatataaatatatacatatatataaatatattacatatatataaatatatacatatatataaatatatacatatatataaatatattcatatatgtatgtatctttaattatatattttttctatgTGTATAACctaatcatataataaagNNNNNNNNNNNNNNNNNNNNNNNNNNNNNNNNNNNNNNNNNNNNNNNNNNNNNNNNNNNNNNNNNNNNNNNNNNNNNNNNNNNNNNNNNNNNNNNNNNNNtatatatatatataatatttttattttaatacattataatataaaataatattaggaatattttgaatatttaaatatatatatatatatatatataaagcATAATATgaagtattatatattattccacatacacaaatatatatatatattatatatatatatattataattatccaaaaaattatctattttcaaaaaataaggaaaaataaaagaattacaaaaatgttatctatttataaaatcaacattattacaataatatttctatatttaatttattgtTCTATTAATCCATAAATAATGTGCACATGGTAATATATCTTGTATAATTTTCCCTTTTGTGTTTTAtcaattatttatttttaagaaTACGTTACATTTATCTTAAAATGAAGTAAAAGAAAGAAACACAAAGTAAAgaatacaaaaaaaaaaaagagaaaagaATAAAGTATATGATCTtcattataaattattaaagaacaaactttttaaatacataaGTTATTCAAAAGTTTTataagatataataaattttattttccatCATAAAATTTGAACATTGTTAAAatgatatttatacattGTTCTTTTAcaaattaatttttttttttttttttttattatttcgatgtctatataacatattttttttgcaatgcttatattaatattaataaatacaatttattaataaataaaataatcataaaataatacacaaaaaaaaaaaaaaattatttaatggTCCAAAAATAACTGTTTGTAAAATTTATCAATAATATGATTttaggaaaaaaaaaaaaaataataaaaaaaaaaaataataaaaaaacaaaataacGAAATAACGAAAAATTCATAAACCAATTTTTTAGAGCTTATTATACATATCCATATGTATACATTATTATGTGTAATCCATTATActttcatatttttttaacaatatttaaattatttaaaaatgtatttcatatttttgttataacctataaaattatacattGATTATattggaaaaaaaaaaaattatcttCTACCAAGATATTTCaaataagatatatttatgttaatattttaatataaaaaggtAAATATTTAAGGATATAAAACTGTTTTATTAtggatttttttttattttttaatttatataaattttaactttttatacaaaaaaaattgtatatatattatattataatatatatatatatatatttctatacATTCTTTAAAGTATATATgcaaaaatatttaataattattattaaaaaatatttaattattataatattataataacatcatattgttaaataataatgttaatatatataataataaatattatataatatatatttatatatatattaatttattttatatatataatattataatatattttttttattaaataatccatatattatacatatatataatatataccCCTTTGAGCGTAgatagaatatatatatatatactttcatataaatcgtgaatataatatatattattttatatccCCTCCTTTTCTTATAGTGCtcttatatttaaattctCTACAATAATGTTTATAAGAaacaaaatttataattaaatattttttatttgcactgaaaaattaattaagCAAAATATGTTCGTTACAATACATTATTGTATACTAagaattttatatacatatatgaaCTTCCCctcttttcttttttttttttctttttataaaaatataatttattgtgtatataaacatatatataatataatataatataatataatattatatatattttttttaatacatataagttataatatatatataataaatatatattatatatatgtaataaataatatatacttacATATTCTATGGATActcttttgttttttatgtgtataataaaaaagtattagaataaaaaaaaaataattttcatatatatatatatatatatatatatatattatataaatttaaaaaaaattgtaatatatttattattatatatttaatatataaatctttttacctatatataaaatatacatttttatggatcttactatatatatatatatatatatatatataataaaatatatatttttaacataatttttttttaaaatatgtaatatcATTAAGagtttataaaatatatattaatgtatataatatatgatgtatatcattttatattatgtaaatattatatattatatatatataaaataataagtatgttatattttttattaataagCACAGTTTTTTgtaacatataatttttgttataaattttattacattaaaaaaaaaaaaaaaaaatacatttaagtaaattatatacgttttatttatatgtaaatatttatttttatttatgttttatttaattattttttttttttttatctgttatacaatttaaaattataaaaaaccaagaagaatatattttataaataatatatactaatttttataaataaaaatgataattataagaaaaaaaaaactgTTGAATAagttttataataaaaatattaaacatcattaaaattacattttgtgaaaattaaatattcagtataattttttttttaaaaacaaatttttaaatttatatatgaataattgaaaaaataaacaaattataatatattatatatatatatatatatatatgtttataaaattaataagaaaataataaaaaggatttgtaaatactttttatatttatatatatatataaatatatatataaaaaaagaatacatatatatatatatatatatataatatatattatattaatatatatttatttttaaaaaaattattttatacttatataaatattatttaaaaatatatatatatatatatatatatatttgtatttatatttatatttatatttatatatatttatttatttatttaataaagaaaaattcataacacatatttaatttatttataagaaaaaaaaaaaaaaaaaactgATAGCAAAATGGTGAACTTTACGGTAGATCAAGTTCGTGAGATCATGAACAAAACCAAACAAATTAGGAACATGTCTGTTATAGCACATGTCGATCATGGGAAATCAACATTAACAGATTCTCTAGTTTCTAAAGCTGGTATTATATCTAGTAAGAATGCTGGAGATGCTCGTTTTACTGATACTAGGCAAGATGAACAAGAAAGATGTATTACTATTAAATCCACTGGTATATCTATGTATTTTGAACATGATTTAGAAGATGGAGAAGGAAAGAAGCCCTTTTTAATTAACCTTATTGATTCCCCAGGGCATGTAGATTTTTCATCAGAAGTTACTGCAGCATTAAGAGTTACAGATGGTGCTTTAGTTGTTGTTGATACTATTGAAGGTGTATGTGTACAAACAGAAACTGTCTTATATCAAGCCTTAGGAGAGAGGATTAAGCCTGTGTTACACGTTAATAAAGTTGACAGAGCTTTATTGGAATTACAAATGGAAGTTGAAGATATTTATCAAACCTTCGCAAGAACTATTGAAAGTGTTAATGTCATTATCTCTACATATACTGACAAATTAATGGGTGATATTCAAGTATATCCAGAAAAAGGTACTGTATCTTTTGGTTCTGGTTTACAAGGATGGGCATTTACCTTAGAAACCTTTTCAAGAATCTATTCCAAAAAATTTGGTATcgaaaaaaagaaaatgatgCAACGTTTATGGGGTAACAGTTTTTATGACGCCAAAACCAAAAAATGGTCTAAGAATCAACAAGAAGGTTATAAAAGAGGTTTCTGTCAATTTATTATGGAACCAATTTTAAACTTGTGTCAATCTATCATGAATgatgataaagaaaaatatactAAAATGTTAACAAACATTGGTGTCGAATTAAAAGGAGATGACAAATTATTGACAGGAAAACaacttttaaaaaaagcTATGCAATTGTGGTTACCAGCAGGTGATACATTATTAGAAATGATTGTTACACACTTACCTTCTCCAGCTGATGCACAAAAATACCGTGTTGAAAACTTATATGAAGGTCCAATGGATGATGAAGCAGCTAATGCCATCCGTAATTGTGATCCTAATGGTCCATTAATGATgtatatatcaaaaatgGTTCCTACATCTGATAAGGGTAGATTTTATGCTTTTGGTCGTGTCTTTTCTGGTACTGTAGCTACAGGACAAAAAGTTAGAATTCAAGGACCACACTATGTTCCAGGTGAAAAAACAGATTTGtatgaaaagaatattCAGAGAACTGTTTTAATGATGGGTAGATATACCGAACAAGTACAAGATGTTCCATGTGGTAACACATGTTGTTTAGTTGGTGTAGATCAATATATAGTAAAATCAGGTACTATTACTACATTTAAAGAAGCTCACAATATTGCTGATATGAAATACAGTGTGTCACCTGTTGTGCGTGTTGCTGTCAAACCAAAAGATAGCAAACAATTACCAAAATTAGTTGACGGTCTTAAGAAATTAGCAAAATCGGATCCATTAGTCTTATGTACTACCGATGAAAGTGGAGAACACATTATATCTGGTTGTGGTGAATTACATATTGAAATATGTTTGAAAGATTTAAAAGACGAATATGCACAAATTGATTTCATTGTATCTGATCCAGTCGTATCATACAGAGAAACAGTAACAGAAGAATCTAC
This is a stretch of genomic DNA from Plasmodium reichenowi strain SY57 chromosome 14, whole genome shotgun sequence. It encodes these proteins:
- a CDS encoding elongation factor 2, which translates into the protein MVNFTVDQVREIMNKTKQIRNMSVIAHVDHGKSTLTDSLVSKAGIISSKNAGDARFTDTRQDEQERCITIKSTGISMYFEHDLEDGEGKKPFLINLIDSPGHVDFSSEVTAALRVTDGALVVVDTIEGVCVQTETVLYQALGERIKPVLHVNKVDRALLELQMEVEDIYQTFARTIESVNVIISTYTDKLMGDIQVYPEKGTVSFGSGLQGWAFTLETFSRIYSKKFGIEKKKMMQRLWGNSFYDAKTKKWSKNQQEGYKRGFCQFIMEPILNLCQSIMNDDKEKYTKMLTNIGVELKGDDKLLTGKQLLKKAMQLWLPAGDTLLEMIVTHLPSPADAQKYRVENLYEGPMDDEAANAIRNCDPNGPLMMYISKMVPTSDKGRFYAFGRVFSGTVATGQKVRIQGPHYVPGEKTDLYEKNIQRTVLMMGRYTEQVQDVPCGNTCCLVGVDQYIVKSGTITTFKEAHNIADMKYSVSPVVRVAVKPKDSKQLPKLVDGLKKLAKSDPLVLCTTDESGEHIISGCGELHIEICLKDLKDEYAQIDFIVSDPVVSYRETVTEESTITCLGKSPNKHNRLFMKAYPLAEGLPEAIDKNKVSDKDDPKTRANYLHSNFQWDKNLALKIWAFGPETIGPNLLTDNTSGIQYMNEIKVHCVAAFQWASKEGVLCEENMRGIEFRMLDVHMHADAIHRGAGQIMPACKKCIYACELTAFPRLVEPIYLVDISCPQDVVSGVYGVLNKRRGIVISEEQKLGTPLLKIQSHLPVSESFGFTSALRAATSGQAFPQCVFDHWSVLYDDPFDSNKNSYKIIMNIRERKGIKVEMPQLDQYLDKL